One Paenibacillus crassostreae DNA segment encodes these proteins:
- a CDS encoding cold-shock protein, translating into MQTGTVKWFNADKGFGFIEVEGGSDVFVHFSAITGDGFKTLDEGQRVQFNVVEGNRGPQAENVVKL; encoded by the coding sequence ATGCAAACAGGTACAGTAAAATGGTTTAACGCAGACAAAGGTTTCGGTTTCATCGAAGTAGAAGGCGGAAGCGACGTTTTCGTTCACTTCTCAGCTATCACTGGTGACGGATTCAAAACTTTGGACGAAGGACAACGTGTTCAGTTCAACGTAGTTGAAGGAAACCGTGGACCACAAGCAGAAAACGTAGTAAAACTGTAA
- a CDS encoding MATE family efflux transporter, with product MASLRNNDTYSLYNLAWPIMLEMSLQFMIGTVDTIMVSRISDEAVAAVGICNQFFAALFVLFTMISGGAGILVAQKLGAGNELEARKAASLAFSFNVMIGIAVSLVVHFNTDLILTLMQVPPEIKPLAQQYLYIVGSGAIMMALLQVCSNIIRNTGNTKATMMIAIGMNLIHIVFNYVFIFGSFGFPELGMVGVGISTVLSRTLAALMLFIILLNSFSSRLTFAEFVRWNKKIVKEIAKIGVPLALGGGTYSITQLVIAAFIGTMGALELATRSYLSTVESFAFLFGMAIAMAVQIRTAHLYGSGKRKEAYSDVWKALKWGIVLVEVNTLILVILGKYILNWFTSDESIIALGVFLLIINIVLQPGKMMNMTMGNALNAVGQTRYVMITSIISMWLVSVGLAYVLGIVLEMGLLGVYIAMIVDEYLRGILVALRWRKGKGQMRDVPVPVSNGLSL from the coding sequence ATGGCATCTTTAAGAAATAATGACACCTATTCTCTGTATAATTTAGCATGGCCTATTATGTTAGAAATGTCGCTTCAATTTATGATTGGGACAGTCGACACAATTATGGTTAGCAGAATATCAGATGAGGCTGTTGCAGCAGTAGGAATTTGTAATCAATTTTTTGCAGCTTTGTTTGTATTATTTACGATGATTAGCGGTGGTGCAGGGATATTAGTTGCCCAGAAGCTTGGAGCGGGTAATGAACTAGAAGCACGTAAGGCAGCTTCTCTAGCTTTTTCATTTAATGTTATGATTGGGATTGCTGTAAGTCTAGTAGTACATTTCAATACAGATTTAATATTGACATTAATGCAGGTCCCGCCGGAGATTAAACCTTTGGCACAGCAGTACCTATATATCGTAGGAAGTGGCGCAATCATGATGGCACTTCTTCAAGTTTGCAGTAATATTATTCGTAACACAGGTAATACGAAGGCAACAATGATGATTGCCATCGGGATGAATCTAATTCATATTGTATTTAACTATGTATTTATTTTTGGCTCGTTTGGCTTCCCTGAACTAGGGATGGTAGGCGTAGGGATCTCTACCGTTCTGAGTAGAACGCTTGCCGCGTTGATGTTATTCATCATTCTGTTAAATAGTTTTAGCTCACGTCTAACATTTGCCGAGTTTGTAAGGTGGAATAAAAAGATTGTCAAAGAAATTGCCAAGATCGGTGTTCCTCTTGCTTTGGGTGGTGGGACTTACTCCATTACTCAGCTAGTCATTGCAGCCTTCATTGGGACAATGGGTGCGCTAGAATTGGCTACGCGTTCCTATTTATCAACAGTTGAGTCATTTGCTTTTCTATTCGGAATGGCCATAGCGATGGCTGTACAGATTCGTACTGCACACTTATATGGCTCAGGAAAACGGAAAGAGGCTTATTCTGATGTATGGAAAGCGCTAAAGTGGGGGATCGTGCTAGTTGAGGTGAACACATTAATCCTCGTTATATTAGGTAAATATATTTTGAATTGGTTCACGTCGGATGAGTCTATTATAGCGCTAGGCGTGTTCCTGTTGATTATTAATATTGTTCTTCAACCAGGTAAAATGATGAATATGACGATGGGGAATGCTTTGAATGCAGTTGGGCAAACACGCTATGTTATGATAACCAGTATTATTTCAATGTGGTTGGTATCCGTTGGATTAGCTTATGTACTCGGAATTGTGCTAGAGATGGGTCTCCTTGGTGTATATATAGCGATGATTGTGGATGAGTATCTGCGTGGAATTCTTGTAGCCTTAAGATGGAGAAAGGGAAAAGGACAAATGAGGGATGTTCCTGTTCCGGTCTCGAATGGGTTATCTTTGTAA
- a CDS encoding YcnI family protein gives MFNKSKLSVLLISVVASIMVFAGVASAHITVKPATSTPGAWETYTIKIPVEKDIATTKVSLKIPTEIVFKQYQPVPDWQISTEKDSAGKISTITWTATGEGILAGEFEMFNFVAQNPTEDTSVAWDAYQYYKDGTIVEWTGEEGSDSPHAITLITSSEEANSSSSTEHDHSTTTAPAISDQDLTSTETESTSSSSTLDIITLIISIVALTLSLVTLFKALRNKKQ, from the coding sequence TTGTTTAATAAGTCCAAATTATCCGTACTACTCATCTCAGTTGTCGCAAGCATCATGGTATTTGCCGGTGTTGCAAGTGCACATATCACAGTTAAGCCAGCTACATCCACCCCGGGAGCTTGGGAAACCTACACCATAAAAATTCCGGTAGAAAAGGACATCGCAACAACTAAAGTATCTCTGAAAATCCCCACTGAAATTGTCTTTAAGCAATATCAACCTGTTCCTGATTGGCAGATCAGTACAGAAAAGGATTCTGCAGGTAAAATAAGTACAATCACATGGACTGCTACAGGCGAAGGAATTTTAGCTGGAGAGTTTGAAATGTTTAACTTTGTAGCCCAGAATCCCACGGAGGATACCTCCGTAGCATGGGATGCTTATCAATATTATAAGGATGGTACCATTGTCGAATGGACAGGCGAAGAAGGTTCAGATTCACCTCATGCTATCACCTTGATTACATCATCTGAAGAAGCTAATAGCAGTTCATCTACGGAGCATGATCACAGTACAACAACTGCACCCGCTATATCAGATCAAGACCTTACTTCAACAGAAACCGAATCCACAAGTTCTAGCTCAACCTTAGATATCATCACACTGATCATATCCATTGTAGCTCTAACCCTATCACTCGTAACATTATTTAAAGCACTTAGAAATAAAAAGCAATAA
- a CDS encoding cold-shock protein gives MNYRKKSLEEIPEENTSIWSCTDENCKGWMRDNFAFEHEPTCRLCNAPMVRDTKMLPILNNSNGDLKAIKRGVQID, from the coding sequence ATGAATTATCGTAAAAAGTCGTTAGAGGAAATTCCAGAAGAAAATACTTCAATTTGGTCCTGTACGGATGAGAACTGTAAGGGATGGATGCGAGATAATTTCGCATTCGAACATGAACCGACTTGTCGGTTATGCAATGCCCCTATGGTTCGAGATACTAAGATGCTTCCTATACTTAACAATTCCAATGGTGACTTGAAGGCAATCAAGAGAGGCGTTCAAATCGATTAG
- a CDS encoding amino acid ABC transporter ATP-binding protein yields the protein MIKFKNVNKYFGSFHVLKNIDLQINEGEVVVIIGPSGSGKSTLLRCINRLETISDGELILNKVPLHDNKIDINLFRRDIGIVFQHFNLYPHKKVIDNIILAPMKVQRLSKDEAKTIAMSYLTRVGIDEKADSYPSQLSGGQQQRVAIARGLAMNPKIMLFDEPTSALDPEIIGEVLDVMRSLTNQGMTMVIVTHEMGFAREVADVIVFIDEGQILEVATSTEFFSSPREARARAFLSRLINH from the coding sequence CTGATCAAATTCAAGAACGTTAATAAGTACTTTGGTTCTTTTCACGTACTCAAGAACATTGACCTTCAGATTAATGAAGGAGAAGTTGTTGTGATTATCGGTCCCTCAGGTTCAGGTAAAAGCACACTACTTCGTTGTATTAATCGGCTCGAGACCATTTCAGATGGCGAATTGATCCTGAATAAGGTTCCTTTGCACGACAACAAAATTGATATTAATCTGTTCCGTCGCGATATAGGTATTGTGTTCCAACACTTTAATCTTTATCCCCACAAAAAGGTTATTGATAATATTATCCTCGCCCCTATGAAAGTTCAACGGCTTTCTAAAGATGAAGCAAAGACGATAGCTATGTCCTATCTAACTCGTGTGGGAATAGATGAAAAGGCAGATAGCTACCCTTCCCAACTATCAGGTGGGCAACAACAGCGCGTTGCTATTGCACGTGGACTTGCGATGAATCCCAAGATTATGCTCTTCGACGAACCTACCTCAGCACTTGATCCTGAAATTATTGGGGAAGTACTCGATGTCATGCGTTCTTTAACCAATCAAGGCATGACCATGGTTATTGTAACGCATGAGATGGGATTTGCCCGCGAAGTTGCTGATGTCATAGTTTTTATAGATGAAGGTCAGATTCTAGAAGTAGCTACATCAACAGAATTCTTCTCCAGCCCACGCGAAGCACGTGCACGTGCTTTCCTCAGTCGCCTGATTAACCATTAA
- a CDS encoding copper resistance CopC/CopD family protein, with protein MKNNHKLLILGLVLSFIWMFLYPSFSYAHAYLQQSSPSANDIISQSPSKITLQFNESVQPSFHSILVTNSSGERVELDDSYIPDDQLNRLESNLKPNLPDGLYVIQWNVISGDGHPIEGDIPFQVGEGNHSTVVPSANTTKKLPSGDYIAVRWLLYLGISFLMGILSFYLFMYPANPKGKSPLPRRSRTLLWISYCSIAVSVVLSLPLQATINAHIHWLELWTTPWFDQILRTNFGPIWLVQIVLVTILGGSLYSINRSVATSRSRMISLSVAYSLGLGILLSKSFIGHSAVSEFKILSVTMNFLHLAAICIWIGSLLAIAVILPKEASLPSLAKDRNVVISHVIHLFSYWGTGLVATMLVSGIYASLKYVPTLYSLFNTLYGQVLLLKCGLVVIMLVLAAFNYLRGRKKKSLGRSVWIELSMGVIILVLAAILTHLPTAMASPGPIQATNTLANGEAITIRISPNVVGINEFEIDIHDVHGQEIRNIQQVKLTLTSLDMDMGKYEIILPSQPSSTFLAQDLISMAGSWKVQVHILTESLDAWDTEFTIRVGTE; from the coding sequence TTGAAAAATAATCATAAGCTTCTTATCCTTGGATTAGTCCTATCCTTTATATGGATGTTCCTATATCCTTCATTCAGCTATGCACATGCATATCTTCAGCAATCTAGCCCCTCTGCGAACGATATCATCAGTCAATCCCCATCTAAGATCACCCTTCAATTCAATGAGTCTGTACAGCCATCTTTCCACAGCATTCTAGTCACGAATTCAAGTGGGGAACGGGTTGAGCTTGATGATAGCTACATTCCAGACGACCAGCTAAATAGGCTAGAAAGCAATCTGAAACCTAATCTCCCTGATGGTTTATACGTAATTCAATGGAATGTCATTTCTGGAGATGGCCATCCCATAGAAGGAGATATCCCCTTTCAAGTTGGGGAGGGTAATCATTCTACTGTCGTACCTTCAGCAAACACCACGAAGAAGCTTCCTAGTGGTGACTACATTGCAGTACGTTGGTTATTGTACTTGGGCATATCCTTCTTGATGGGCATTCTCAGCTTTTATCTCTTTATGTATCCTGCTAACCCTAAAGGTAAATCTCCATTACCTCGGCGTAGTCGTACTTTATTATGGATATCATATTGCAGTATTGCTGTAAGTGTTGTTTTGAGTCTGCCACTCCAAGCGACAATCAATGCACATATCCATTGGTTAGAACTATGGACAACTCCATGGTTTGATCAAATCCTTCGAACTAATTTCGGTCCGATCTGGTTGGTTCAAATAGTGCTAGTAACGATTCTAGGAGGATCACTTTATTCTATCAACCGATCAGTTGCAACAAGTCGATCAAGAATGATAAGTTTATCCGTTGCCTATTCTTTGGGGCTTGGAATTCTTTTATCTAAATCTTTCATTGGTCATTCGGCTGTTTCTGAATTTAAAATTTTATCCGTCACAATGAACTTTCTTCACTTGGCTGCCATCTGCATCTGGATCGGTTCATTACTTGCAATAGCTGTGATTCTTCCGAAAGAGGCATCACTCCCTTCTCTGGCAAAAGACCGAAATGTGGTCATTTCGCACGTCATTCATTTGTTCTCCTATTGGGGAACCGGACTTGTTGCTACCATGTTGGTGAGTGGAATCTATGCCAGCCTGAAGTATGTCCCAACGCTATATTCATTATTTAATACATTATATGGTCAAGTGTTATTACTCAAATGTGGCCTAGTAGTCATTATGCTAGTGTTAGCAGCATTTAACTATTTACGCGGTAGAAAGAAGAAATCATTGGGGCGTAGTGTATGGATCGAATTATCTATGGGTGTCATTATTCTTGTACTTGCCGCAATCCTTACCCATTTGCCCACTGCGATGGCATCACCAGGACCTATCCAAGCAACGAATACTCTAGCTAACGGTGAGGCCATTACAATCCGCATTAGTCCCAATGTTGTCGGTATTAATGAGTTTGAAATAGACATTCATGATGTGCACGGGCAAGAGATTCGTAATATTCAACAAGTGAAGCTTACACTCACTTCCCTAGATATGGACATGGGTAAATACGAGATCATTCTTCCCTCTCAACCCAGTTCGACCTTTCTAGCACAAGACCTAATCAGCATGGCCGGAAGCTGGAAAGTTCAAGTCCATATTCTAACTGAGTCACTAGATGCTTGGGATACGGAGTTCACTATCAGAGTGGGTACTGAATAA